One part of the Methylobacterium mesophilicum SR1.6/6 genome encodes these proteins:
- the araD1 gene encoding AraD1 family protein, translating to MGGSLLQFRRPDGERGVALLDAGQARQVIGVRSVIELARKALAAGGGLAETAALSGLGTAIDPDSVQLLPPVDHPDPAHLLLSGTGLTHLGSAEGRDAMHRAAAADPAPTDSMRMFRMGVEGGKPAPGETGVQPEWFYKGDGSAIVGTGEPLVSPAFARDGGEEPEIAGLYLIDADGTPVRLGFALANEFSDHVTERANYLWLAHSKLRPAALGPELWLGDLPPEVRGVSRILRDGTVLWEKPFLSGEANMSHSIANLEHHHFKYAPFRRPGDVHVHFFGTATLSFGDGVATRPGDVFEIAAAPFTLPLRNPLAVAPPADVTVRVL from the coding sequence ATGGGCGGATCACTCCTACAATTCCGCCGACCCGACGGGGAGCGCGGCGTCGCTCTGCTGGACGCGGGCCAGGCGCGGCAGGTGATCGGCGTGCGCAGCGTAATCGAGCTGGCGCGCAAGGCACTGGCAGCCGGGGGCGGGCTGGCCGAGACGGCGGCCCTGTCGGGGCTGGGCACGGCCATCGATCCCGATTCCGTGCAGCTGCTGCCGCCGGTGGACCACCCGGATCCCGCGCATCTGCTCCTGAGCGGCACCGGCCTGACGCATCTCGGCTCCGCGGAGGGCCGGGACGCGATGCATCGGGCCGCGGCGGCCGATCCGGCGCCGACCGATTCGATGCGCATGTTCCGGATGGGGGTCGAGGGCGGCAAGCCGGCCCCGGGGGAGACGGGCGTCCAGCCCGAATGGTTCTACAAGGGGGACGGCAGCGCCATCGTCGGAACTGGCGAGCCCCTCGTCTCGCCCGCCTTCGCCCGCGACGGCGGCGAGGAGCCGGAGATCGCCGGCCTCTACCTGATCGACGCGGACGGCACGCCGGTGCGGCTCGGCTTCGCGCTGGCGAACGAGTTCTCCGACCACGTGACGGAGCGGGCCAACTACCTGTGGCTCGCCCATTCGAAGCTCCGCCCGGCCGCGCTCGGACCGGAGCTGTGGCTCGGGGACCTGCCGCCGGAGGTGCGCGGCGTGAGCCGCATCCTGCGCGACGGCACCGTGCTCTGGGAGAAGCCGTTCCTCTCCGGGGAGGCGAACATGTCCCACAGCATCGCGAACCTGGAGCACCACCACTTCAAGTACGCGCCGTTCCGCCGGCCCGGCGACGTGCACGTCCACTTCTTCGGGACCGCGACCCTGTCGTTCGGCGACGGCGTCGCGACCCGGCCGGGCGACGTGTTCGAGATCGCGGCGGCGCCGTTCACGCTGCCCCTGCGCAATCCGCTGGCGGTCGCGCCGCCGGCGGACGTCACCGTGCGGGTGCTCTGA